Proteins found in one Bordetella genomosp. 9 genomic segment:
- a CDS encoding LysR substrate-binding domain-containing protein, producing the protein MASEDHDTGSPPASPDAEHLPPLNALRHFEAVARLGSFAAAAADLHVTHWAVGKQIRLLENWFGVPLFERRPRGVVPTDEGAALLNDVKSAFSRLNQSSTRLRRASTTRRASGIVRVNALASFALCWLIPRLADFQTRYPDIEVRLSTSSRRLRYVGDAYDIGVRSGLEDAAGVVSTTLMPDLRLPACSPSLLSNRPIRTVADLRNHTLLHSASTRTAWSDWSRAAGISGLRGLRDLHFDHVYLQLGAAAEGLGVTLASLPLIEREIATGRLVCPLSEPIWRGPDYTLVVNTDRADDDAVVAFRNWIMAVAAQGAPAG; encoded by the coding sequence ATGGCCAGCGAAGATCATGACACCGGCAGTCCGCCCGCGTCGCCAGACGCAGAGCATCTGCCACCCTTGAATGCGCTACGCCATTTCGAGGCCGTCGCCCGCCTGGGCAGCTTCGCGGCCGCGGCGGCCGACCTGCACGTCACGCACTGGGCGGTCGGCAAGCAGATCCGCCTGCTGGAAAACTGGTTTGGCGTGCCGCTCTTCGAACGCCGTCCACGCGGCGTGGTGCCCACGGACGAAGGGGCCGCGCTGTTGAATGACGTCAAGAGCGCCTTCAGCCGACTGAACCAGTCCTCCACCCGGCTGCGACGCGCGTCGACCACGCGGCGCGCCAGCGGCATCGTGCGTGTGAACGCCCTGGCCAGCTTCGCCTTGTGCTGGCTGATACCACGGCTGGCGGATTTTCAAACCCGCTACCCGGACATCGAGGTCAGGCTGTCGACCAGTTCGCGCAGGCTGCGCTATGTGGGCGACGCCTACGACATCGGCGTACGCTCCGGCCTCGAGGACGCGGCAGGTGTCGTTTCCACGACCTTGATGCCGGACCTGCGCCTGCCCGCCTGCAGTCCGTCCTTGTTGTCGAACCGGCCGATCAGGACGGTGGCGGACTTGCGCAATCACACGCTGCTGCATTCGGCGAGCACGCGCACCGCATGGTCCGACTGGTCGCGCGCGGCCGGGATTTCCGGATTGCGCGGCCTGCGCGACCTGCATTTCGATCATGTGTATCTGCAACTGGGCGCGGCCGCCGAAGGCCTGGGCGTCACGCTGGCGTCGCTGCCGCTCATCGAGCGCGAGATCGCGACGGGCCGGCTCGTATGCCCCCTGTCCGAGCCGATCTGGCGGGGCCCGGATTACACCCTGGTGGTGAACACCGATCGCGCGGACGACGACGCCGTCGTCGCATTCAGGAACTGGATCATGGCGGTCGCGGCGCAGGGTGCGCCGGCGGGGTGA
- a CDS encoding MFS transporter, whose translation MGRLADGPKPRESGAPRRVLWMACMAHALHDGYTDMIYVLLPVWQTDFALNYGALAILRGIYAGTMATLQLPAGRLARRFGTRATLAAGTLLAALGYAVAGWSTSLLGLCIALAISGMGSSTQHPLASGAVSRAYGRDARGPLSIYNFSGDLGKSALPAAVSLLMIVMPWRHSLWAVSTLGVAAAAVIAFFLPAVLKAPAAAKEAPGRSARGTGSGFWLLFAIGALDTAVRMGVLTFLPFLLKAKGISPPMMGTALALVFIGGAAGKFVCGWLGARVGVIGTVLATEAGTAALILALIALPLEPALVLLPVLGLMLNGTSSVLYGTVPELTPIERTERAFALFYTGTIASGALSPVVYGVLGDHIGVNGATVAAALTALAIVPLALALAPRLRAAGDER comes from the coding sequence ATGGGCCGGCTGGCCGACGGTCCCAAGCCACGGGAATCCGGCGCTCCCCGGCGGGTTCTGTGGATGGCCTGCATGGCGCATGCGTTGCACGACGGCTACACGGACATGATCTACGTCCTGCTACCCGTGTGGCAGACGGATTTCGCGCTCAATTACGGCGCGCTCGCCATCCTGCGCGGCATCTACGCGGGCACGATGGCCACGCTGCAACTGCCTGCCGGCCGCCTGGCGCGCAGGTTCGGGACGCGCGCCACGCTGGCCGCCGGTACGCTGCTGGCGGCGCTGGGCTATGCCGTCGCCGGCTGGTCCACCAGCCTGCTGGGCCTGTGCATCGCGCTCGCCATCTCCGGCATGGGGTCCAGCACCCAGCACCCGCTGGCATCGGGCGCCGTCTCGCGCGCCTACGGCCGCGACGCGAGAGGCCCGCTGAGCATCTACAACTTTTCCGGCGACCTGGGCAAGTCCGCGCTGCCGGCGGCCGTGTCCCTGCTGATGATCGTCATGCCCTGGCGCCATTCCTTGTGGGCGGTCTCCACACTGGGCGTCGCGGCCGCCGCGGTGATCGCCTTCTTCCTGCCCGCCGTGCTGAAAGCGCCGGCCGCCGCGAAGGAAGCGCCCGGCCGGAGCGCGCGTGGAACGGGTTCCGGTTTCTGGCTGCTGTTCGCGATCGGCGCGCTGGATACGGCCGTGCGCATGGGCGTGCTGACCTTCCTGCCTTTCCTGCTGAAGGCCAAGGGCATCTCGCCGCCGATGATGGGGACGGCGCTGGCCCTGGTGTTCATCGGGGGCGCCGCGGGCAAGTTCGTGTGCGGTTGGCTGGGCGCGCGCGTGGGAGTGATCGGTACGGTGCTGGCGACCGAAGCCGGCACGGCCGCCCTGATCCTGGCCTTGATCGCGCTGCCGCTGGAACCCGCGCTGGTGCTGCTGCCCGTGCTCGGCCTGATGCTGAACGGCACGTCGTCCGTCCTGTACGGAACCGTGCCTGAATTGACGCCGATCGAACGCACCGAACGCGCGTTCGCCCTGTTCTACACCGGCACGATCGCATCGGGCGCCTTGTCGCCTGTGGTCTATGGCGTGCTGGGCGACCATATCGGCGTGAACGGGGCGACGGTGGCGGCGGCGCTGACCGCGCTGGCGATAGTGCCGCTGGCGCTCGCGCTCGCGCCGCGCCTGCGCGCCGCCGGCGATGAACGGTAG
- a CDS encoding SDR family oxidoreductase: MARTLVITGGSRGIGAATAKLAARQGYAVCIGYRSDTPSAQDVVNAIQAAGGEAIAVQVDVAKEEEVIALFDTAERTLGPIAGLVNNAAIIASHGRVEDITLERLQRMFAVNAIGPFLCSREAVRRMSTRRGGAGGAIVNVSSSSAQMGSANEYVDYAATKGALESMTIGLAKEVAREGIRVNGVRPGHIYTEMHASGGEPGRVDRLKDTIPMGRGGQPEEVAEAIVWLLSDKASFATGGFLNVNGGK, translated from the coding sequence ATGGCCAGGACATTGGTAATCACCGGCGGGAGCCGGGGCATAGGCGCGGCGACCGCGAAGCTTGCCGCGCGGCAGGGGTATGCGGTGTGCATCGGCTATCGATCCGACACGCCGTCCGCGCAGGACGTGGTGAACGCGATCCAGGCGGCCGGCGGCGAAGCGATCGCGGTGCAGGTGGACGTGGCGAAAGAGGAGGAAGTGATCGCCCTGTTCGATACGGCGGAGCGCACCCTGGGGCCGATCGCCGGACTGGTCAACAATGCGGCCATCATCGCCAGCCATGGCCGTGTGGAGGACATCACGCTCGAGCGCCTGCAGCGGATGTTCGCGGTGAATGCCATCGGCCCGTTCCTGTGTTCGCGCGAGGCCGTGCGCCGCATGTCGACCCGTCGCGGCGGCGCGGGCGGCGCGATCGTCAATGTGTCGTCGTCTTCGGCCCAGATGGGTTCGGCCAACGAATACGTCGACTATGCCGCCACCAAGGGCGCGCTGGAGTCGATGACGATAGGCCTGGCCAAGGAAGTCGCGCGCGAAGGCATCCGCGTGAACGGGGTGCGGCCCGGGCACATCTACACCGAGATGCATGCCAGCGGCGGCGAACCGGGCCGGGTCGACCGGCTGAAGGACACCATCCCCATGGGCCGCGGCGGCCAGCCGGAGGAAGTGGCCGAAGCCATCGTCTGGCTGTTGAGCGACAAGGCGTCCTTCGCCACCGGCGGCTTCCTGAACGTCAACGGCGGCAAGTAG
- the gcvA gene encoding transcriptional regulator GcvA: protein MARRLPPLNALRAFEATARNGSLTRAAQELSVTQGAVSRHVSQLEAWLGVPLCQRLRHGIETTAEGASYAATLRAAFDLIEAQTRQLRARPTDNILRIKLPPTFAIRWFVPRLARFHALHRHIDVHITTSHQQVEFDRDEVDLCIHSGPAPIPGAICRRLFGEILLPVCSPGLFRNAEPPRDAADLSRFVLLCSMHRASDWPDWLAAARVATIDGNSGLKFENSALAYQAAIDELGIVMAQRAFVEDDLRTGRLLAPLDLRVETGNAYYLAYPKGGQASPLITAFEAWIVQETTQMEEAGE from the coding sequence ATGGCCAGACGCCTTCCCCCGTTGAATGCGCTGCGGGCTTTCGAGGCCACCGCCCGCAATGGCAGCCTGACGCGCGCCGCGCAGGAGCTGTCGGTGACCCAAGGCGCCGTCAGCCGCCACGTCAGCCAGCTCGAGGCGTGGCTGGGCGTGCCGCTGTGCCAGCGCTTGCGCCATGGCATCGAGACCACCGCGGAAGGCGCCAGCTACGCCGCGACCCTGCGCGCGGCCTTCGACCTGATCGAAGCACAGACGCGCCAGCTGCGGGCGCGGCCGACGGACAACATCCTGCGCATCAAGCTGCCGCCCACCTTCGCCATCCGCTGGTTCGTGCCACGCCTGGCGCGCTTTCATGCCTTGCATCGCCACATCGACGTGCACATCACGACGTCGCACCAGCAGGTGGAATTCGATCGCGACGAAGTGGACCTGTGCATCCATTCCGGTCCCGCCCCCATTCCGGGCGCGATATGCCGGCGATTGTTCGGTGAAATCCTGCTGCCCGTCTGCAGCCCGGGCCTGTTCAGGAACGCCGAACCGCCCCGCGACGCCGCCGACCTGTCGCGCTTCGTCCTGCTCTGTTCGATGCACCGCGCGTCCGACTGGCCCGACTGGCTGGCCGCCGCGCGGGTGGCGACGATAGACGGCAACAGCGGCCTGAAGTTCGAGAACTCGGCGCTGGCCTATCAGGCGGCCATCGATGAACTGGGCATCGTGATGGCGCAGCGCGCCTTCGTGGAAGACGATCTGCGAACGGGGCGCCTGCTGGCGCCGCTCGACCTGCGCGTGGAAACGGGCAACGCCTACTATCTGGCCTATCCCAAGGGCGGCCAGGCGTCGCCGCTGATCACGGCCTTCGAAGCGTGGATCGTGCAGGAAACCACGCAGATGGAAGAGGCGGGCGAGTAA
- the leuC gene encoding 3-isopropylmalate dehydratase large subunit, with protein sequence MPATMDDGGGAGVPRAGGALPPDAARPATVFDKIWNAHLIARLDDGRDLIFVDRHVLQETTSAVAFANLKREGRAVRHPELTIATQDHIVSTAPGRDEDSYPGGRELLTLMRANALHGHIRHFGIEDPRQGIVHVIAPELGFALPGSILACGDSHTSTAGGLGALGIGVGTSEVEHVLATQTLALARPRNMRVRFQGRPGAGVTAKDLILLAMGALGVAGGRGCAVEYAGDAVRALSVEGRLTLCNMSIELGARLGLVAPDEATFDYVRGREFAPLGADFEQAVRAWRTLRSDDGAPFDRDVAVDCEGVAPQVTWGTTPAHVGGINGKVPDPAGYADARQRDGVAAALAYMGLTPGMPLEGIPVDVAFIGSCTNSRLSDLQAAAEVVQGRRVAPGVRALVVPGSMAVKREAEALGLHRIFRAAGFEWREAGCSMCVSINDDMVPAGGRCIATSNRNFENRQGPGSRTHLASPAMVAAAALRGHITDVRREMRS encoded by the coding sequence ATGCCAGCCACGATGGACGATGGCGGTGGGGCGGGCGTCCCGCGCGCCGGCGGCGCCTTGCCGCCGGACGCCGCGCGGCCCGCGACCGTCTTCGACAAGATCTGGAACGCGCATCTCATCGCCCGCCTGGACGACGGGCGCGACCTGATCTTCGTGGATCGCCACGTGCTGCAGGAAACCACCAGCGCCGTGGCCTTCGCCAACCTGAAACGCGAAGGCCGCGCCGTGCGGCATCCCGAGCTGACCATCGCCACGCAGGACCATATCGTGTCCACCGCGCCGGGCCGCGACGAAGACAGCTATCCCGGCGGCCGCGAACTGCTGACCCTGATGCGGGCCAACGCCCTGCACGGGCATATCCGGCATTTCGGCATCGAGGACCCGCGCCAGGGCATCGTGCACGTGATCGCGCCGGAGCTCGGCTTCGCCTTGCCGGGCAGCATCCTGGCCTGCGGCGACAGCCATACGTCGACGGCGGGCGGCCTGGGCGCCCTGGGCATAGGGGTGGGCACCAGTGAAGTCGAGCACGTGCTGGCGACCCAGACGCTGGCGCTGGCGCGGCCGCGCAATATGCGCGTGCGCTTCCAGGGCAGGCCCGGCGCGGGCGTTACCGCCAAGGACCTGATCCTGCTCGCCATGGGCGCGCTGGGCGTGGCGGGCGGCCGCGGCTGCGCCGTGGAATACGCCGGCGACGCCGTGCGCGCCCTGTCCGTGGAAGGACGCTTGACGCTGTGCAATATGTCCATCGAGCTGGGCGCGCGCCTGGGGCTCGTCGCGCCGGACGAAGCGACCTTCGATTACGTGCGCGGCCGCGAGTTCGCCCCGCTGGGCGCGGACTTCGAACAGGCGGTGCGGGCATGGCGTACGCTGCGCAGCGACGACGGCGCGCCGTTCGATCGCGACGTGGCGGTCGATTGCGAGGGCGTGGCGCCGCAGGTGACCTGGGGCACCACGCCGGCCCACGTCGGCGGCATCAACGGCAAGGTGCCGGACCCCGCCGGCTACGCCGACGCCAGGCAGCGCGACGGCGTGGCGGCCGCGCTCGCCTATATGGGCCTGACGCCCGGCATGCCGCTGGAAGGCATACCCGTGGACGTCGCCTTCATCGGATCCTGTACCAATTCGCGGCTGTCCGACCTGCAGGCCGCGGCGGAAGTCGTGCAGGGGCGACGCGTCGCGCCGGGCGTGCGCGCCCTGGTGGTGCCGGGCTCGATGGCGGTGAAGCGGGAAGCCGAGGCCCTGGGCCTGCATCGGATCTTCCGCGCCGCCGGCTTCGAGTGGCGCGAAGCGGGATGTTCGATGTGCGTCAGCATCAACGACGACATGGTGCCGGCGGGCGGACGCTGCATCGCCACCAGCAATCGCAATTTCGAGAACCGCCAGGGGCCGGGCAGCCGCACCCATCTGGCCAGCCCCGCCATGGTCGCGGCGGCCGCGCTGCGCGGACACATCACCGACGTGCGCCGGGAGATGCGCTCATGA
- the leuD gene encoding 3-isopropylmalate dehydratase small subunit — protein MRPAVREIEGVMAVMPMANINTDAIIPSVWLRTATADMGKGLFGGYRYDGQGRERPDFVLNREPYRHARILLADENFGCGSSREAAVWALTGFGIGCVLAPSFADIFYENAFRNGLVAAIIDGQTYQRLHDGASADAGGPAPTCRVDLAAATVTGPDGASHSFTIPASRAQALMRGDDEIAMTLAHLPAIEAHYERMRAASPWLFPATLQRSNAS, from the coding sequence ATGAGACCCGCCGTTCGCGAGATCGAAGGCGTCATGGCCGTGATGCCCATGGCGAACATCAATACCGACGCGATCATTCCGTCAGTATGGCTGCGCACCGCCACGGCCGACATGGGCAAGGGCCTGTTCGGCGGCTATCGCTACGATGGCCAGGGTCGCGAGCGGCCGGATTTCGTGCTGAACCGCGAGCCGTACCGCCACGCGCGCATCCTGCTGGCCGACGAGAACTTCGGCTGCGGCAGCTCGCGCGAAGCGGCGGTATGGGCGCTGACGGGCTTCGGCATCGGCTGCGTGCTGGCGCCCAGCTTCGCCGACATCTTCTACGAGAACGCCTTTCGCAATGGCCTGGTGGCGGCGATCATCGACGGACAGACCTATCAGCGGCTGCACGACGGCGCGTCCGCCGACGCGGGCGGACCGGCGCCGACGTGCCGCGTCGATCTCGCGGCCGCGACCGTCACGGGCCCCGACGGGGCCTCCCATTCCTTCACGATCCCCGCGTCCCGCGCGCAGGCCCTGATGCGCGGCGACGACGAGATCGCCATGACCCTGGCCCATCTGCCGGCCATCGAAGCGCACTACGAACGCATGCGCGCGGCCAGCCCCTGGCTGTTTCCCGCCACGCTGCAAAGGAGCAATGCATCATGA
- a CDS encoding isocitrate lyase/PEP mutase family protein, with amino-acid sequence MTRPSLRDALKRETPLVTPLAHDALSARLIEQAGFHAFAVGGSAMLAARHAYPDIGLIGLTDMVQGLRDIAAASSLPFLADADDGYGDVKSVARLVAAYEAIGVSGFLVEDQSRDHKQQRADKAALVVDEAVIEAKLKAAMQARRNPETFIIGRTDAYGPLGLDAALRRAERFLALGVDGVFIAGLRREEDYRRVGEALKGAYLSAAMFEGGDTPWLSPAELGAMGFTQVSYPASLILRVVQALRDGLSALRRHADGVEPLAPMRQGADVRQALDRATDLAGWRAIESGQLRA; translated from the coding sequence ATGACCCGTCCCAGCCTGCGCGATGCCTTGAAGCGCGAAACGCCGCTGGTCACGCCGTTGGCGCACGACGCCCTGTCGGCGCGTCTGATCGAACAGGCCGGCTTTCATGCCTTCGCGGTCGGCGGCTCGGCCATGCTGGCGGCGCGCCATGCCTATCCGGACATCGGGCTGATCGGCCTGACCGATATGGTGCAGGGCTTGCGCGATATCGCCGCGGCGTCCAGCCTGCCTTTCCTGGCCGATGCCGACGATGGCTATGGCGACGTCAAGAGCGTGGCGCGCCTGGTCGCGGCGTACGAGGCCATCGGCGTCAGCGGTTTCCTGGTGGAGGACCAGAGCCGCGACCACAAGCAGCAGCGTGCCGACAAAGCCGCCCTGGTGGTCGACGAGGCCGTCATCGAAGCCAAGCTGAAGGCCGCCATGCAGGCGCGGCGCAACCCGGAGACCTTCATCATCGGACGCACCGATGCCTACGGTCCCCTGGGCCTGGATGCCGCGCTGCGGCGCGCCGAACGCTTCCTGGCGCTGGGCGTCGATGGCGTCTTCATCGCCGGCCTGCGGCGCGAAGAGGATTACCGGCGCGTGGGCGAGGCGCTGAAGGGCGCCTATCTGTCGGCGGCGATGTTCGAAGGCGGCGACACGCCCTGGTTGAGTCCCGCCGAACTGGGGGCGATGGGGTTCACGCAGGTTTCCTATCCGGCCAGCCTGATCCTGCGCGTGGTGCAGGCGCTGCGCGACGGCCTGTCGGCCCTGCGGCGCCATGCCGACGGTGTCGAGCCGCTGGCGCCCATGCGGCAGGGGGCGGACGTGCGGCAGGCGCTCGACCGCGCGACCGATCTGGCGGGCTGGCGGGCGATCGAGTCGGGCCAGCTGCGCGCCTGA
- a CDS encoding ABC transporter substrate-binding protein — protein sequence MHRLSTPQALMRCAGAAVLALALQGAAQAEEIVVSNYGVSANGMPFAVAMAKGFFKQEGANVTGILTSAGGGTTLRNMLAGNAPYAEVNPNAVIAAAQQGADIKIVSDNVLTVAEFVWAVKKDSPIKSVRDLKGRKMGYTNPRSTSQALATLVLQSGGLKTEDVELVKTGGFGEGVAALDTGLVDATPIPEPLWSKYRDKYRAVAVAQDMLPPIANVIGIAAGSGVSPEREAFIKGVIRARRLAVEYMEKHPDESGDIVAQVYNLEPAVARAAVRNLVASRTSGVPYWGPGDIHMDGLKRAVDVQKMVGAIKGDVDLDKLIDTRYLPDDLKKVK from the coding sequence ATGCATAGACTATCCACCCCCCAGGCGCTGATGCGCTGCGCCGGCGCCGCCGTGCTGGCGCTGGCCTTGCAGGGCGCCGCGCAGGCCGAGGAAATCGTCGTCAGCAATTACGGCGTTTCCGCCAACGGCATGCCTTTCGCCGTGGCGATGGCCAAGGGCTTCTTCAAGCAGGAAGGCGCCAACGTCACCGGCATCCTGACGTCGGCCGGCGGCGGTACCACGCTGCGCAACATGCTGGCCGGCAATGCGCCCTATGCCGAAGTGAATCCCAACGCCGTCATCGCCGCCGCGCAGCAGGGCGCCGACATCAAGATCGTCAGCGACAACGTGCTGACGGTGGCCGAGTTCGTCTGGGCCGTCAAAAAGGACTCGCCCATCAAATCGGTGCGCGACCTGAAGGGCAGGAAGATGGGCTATACCAATCCGCGCTCCACCAGCCAGGCGCTGGCGACCCTGGTGCTGCAATCGGGCGGCCTGAAGACGGAAGACGTGGAACTGGTAAAGACCGGCGGCTTCGGCGAAGGCGTCGCCGCGTTGGACACGGGTCTGGTCGACGCCACACCCATACCCGAACCGCTGTGGTCCAAGTACCGCGACAAGTACCGTGCCGTCGCCGTGGCGCAGGACATGCTGCCGCCCATCGCCAACGTCATCGGCATTGCCGCCGGATCCGGCGTGTCGCCGGAACGCGAGGCCTTCATCAAGGGCGTGATCCGCGCGCGCCGGCTCGCCGTCGAATACATGGAGAAGCACCCCGACGAGTCAGGCGACATCGTCGCCCAGGTCTATAACCTGGAGCCCGCCGTCGCCCGCGCCGCCGTGCGCAACCTGGTGGCCAGCCGCACCAGCGGCGTGCCGTACTGGGGGCCCGGCGACATCCACATGGACGGGTTGAAGCGCGCCGTCGATGTCCAGAAGATGGTCGGCGCCATCAAGGGCGACGTCGACCTGGACAAGCTGATCGACACGCGCTACCTGCCCGACGATCTGAAAAAGGTGAAGTAG
- a CDS encoding ABC transporter ATP-binding protein gives MAQVAQVLPHALPGRQPGDPRPGAGVAHVSMRGVDKLFTRPGGSPDDAVHALGPIDLELRQGEFFAVVGPSGCGKSTLLELVAGLSTATRGEVAFEGDPIVGRIPDGVGVVFQEDASFPWLTVRENIAFGLRRLKIDAAEKHRRVDRALAMMGLAPFADSYPAQLSGGMRQRVCIARTLVTEPRLILLDEPFGALDQQTRLLMGDEVLNLWRKTGATVFLITHALDEAAMLADRIGVMSARPGRLIDIVETGWSRDRDSRIVQDERFGAITARLWRALREESMKSIGAMQAGARP, from the coding sequence ATGGCCCAGGTCGCGCAAGTCCTGCCGCATGCCTTGCCTGGCCGGCAGCCCGGCGATCCCCGGCCGGGCGCCGGCGTGGCGCATGTTTCCATGCGTGGCGTCGACAAGCTCTTCACCCGTCCTGGAGGCAGTCCCGACGATGCCGTCCATGCGCTGGGACCGATCGACCTGGAGTTGCGCCAGGGCGAGTTCTTCGCCGTCGTCGGCCCGTCCGGCTGCGGCAAGAGCACGCTGCTGGAGCTGGTGGCGGGACTGTCCACCGCCACGCGCGGCGAAGTGGCCTTCGAAGGCGACCCCATCGTCGGCCGCATTCCGGACGGCGTCGGCGTGGTGTTCCAGGAAGACGCGTCCTTTCCCTGGCTGACGGTGCGCGAGAACATCGCCTTCGGGCTGCGCCGCCTGAAGATCGACGCGGCGGAGAAGCACCGGCGGGTGGACCGCGCCCTGGCCATGATGGGCCTGGCGCCGTTCGCGGACAGCTATCCGGCACAGCTGTCCGGCGGCATGCGGCAGCGCGTGTGCATCGCCCGTACGCTGGTGACCGAGCCGCGCCTGATCCTGCTGGACGAGCCCTTCGGGGCGCTCGACCAGCAGACCCGGTTGCTGATGGGCGACGAAGTGCTGAACCTGTGGCGCAAGACCGGCGCGACGGTGTTCCTGATCACCCACGCGCTGGACGAGGCCGCGATGCTGGCCGACCGCATCGGCGTGATGTCGGCCCGGCCCGGACGCCTGATCGACATCGTGGAAACCGGCTGGTCCCGCGACCGCGACAGCCGCATCGTGCAGGACGAGCGCTTCGGTGCCATCACCGCGCGCCTGTGGCGCGCGCTGCGCGAAGAATCCATGAAATCCATCGGCGCCATGCAAGCCGGAGCGCGGCCATGA
- a CDS encoding ABC transporter permease, with the protein MNRARAWRIAILAGCVALLEVLCLTGVIDKLTMQPPHRMVVDMFNMLVSGSLNGAIAKTLGNAAVAFAAAVVLGVSGAIIIHRLRRVRDTLEPLFATYYAIPVFAFYPLLIIVFGLNAAPQIFIGAMLGVVAVIVNTLNGLDRVPNVLLKTARIQHMGVRETAWRITLPYATPYILTGAKLAVAYSLIGIIGAEFIMSNGGMGYEISFAYNNFDNTTMYPLILLILVVSVSINMLFARWEKSILARRGLR; encoded by the coding sequence ATGAATCGTGCGCGCGCCTGGCGTATCGCCATCCTGGCCGGCTGCGTGGCGCTGCTGGAGGTCCTGTGCCTGACCGGCGTCATCGACAAGCTGACCATGCAGCCGCCGCACCGCATGGTCGTCGACATGTTCAACATGCTGGTGTCCGGCTCGCTGAACGGCGCCATCGCCAAGACGCTGGGCAACGCCGCCGTCGCCTTCGCGGCGGCCGTCGTGCTGGGCGTGTCCGGCGCCATCATCATCCATCGGCTGCGTCGCGTGCGGGACACGCTGGAACCCCTGTTCGCCACCTATTACGCGATCCCCGTGTTCGCCTTCTACCCGCTGCTGATCATCGTCTTCGGCCTGAACGCGGCGCCGCAGATTTTCATCGGCGCGATGCTGGGGGTGGTGGCGGTCATCGTGAACACCCTGAACGGCCTGGACCGCGTGCCCAATGTCCTGCTGAAGACGGCGCGCATCCAGCACATGGGCGTGCGCGAAACGGCCTGGCGCATCACGCTGCCTTACGCCACGCCGTACATCCTGACCGGCGCCAAGCTGGCGGTGGCGTATTCGCTGATCGGCATCATCGGCGCGGAGTTCATCATGTCCAACGGCGGCATGGGATATGAGATCAGTTTCGCGTACAACAACTTCGACAACACCACGATGTACCCCTTGATCCTGCTGATCCTGGTGGTGTCCGTGTCCATCAACATGCTGTTCGCGCGTTGGGAAAAGTCCATCCTGGCGCGCAGGGGACTGCGATGA
- a CDS encoding ABC transporter permease: MKGRAPILRNTLTLLVAIVVLWQLLYWRVGDVALRSPAQTVEFTLRFVTTPQFAAHLAETARAFSMALVLAVVIGLGIGFVLGGHRFLGEVFEPMLIALYSIPKITLYPILLLAFGLGISSKVAFGTIHGVIPIALFTINAVRNVRTVHMKTGRVMGLRPWDMVTRIIFPSALPEIFAGLRIGFSLTLIGTLLGEMFASQRGLGFLLMSAIGLHNVDLIMTLTLLLTLFAGTASVILLAINQRLRARMSA; this comes from the coding sequence ATGAAAGGCCGCGCTCCGATCCTGCGCAATACCCTGACGCTGCTGGTCGCGATCGTGGTGCTGTGGCAGCTGCTCTATTGGCGGGTCGGCGACGTCGCCCTGCGGTCGCCGGCGCAGACCGTGGAGTTCACGCTGCGCTTCGTCACCACCCCGCAATTCGCCGCGCATCTGGCGGAAACGGCCCGCGCCTTCAGCATGGCCCTGGTGCTGGCGGTGGTGATCGGGCTGGGCATCGGCTTCGTGCTGGGCGGCCATCGCTTCCTGGGCGAAGTGTTCGAGCCCATGCTGATCGCCCTGTATTCGATTCCCAAGATCACCCTCTATCCCATCCTGCTGCTCGCCTTCGGGCTGGGCATCTCGTCCAAGGTGGCGTTCGGCACCATCCATGGCGTGATCCCGATCGCCTTGTTCACCATCAACGCGGTGCGCAACGTGCGGACGGTGCATATGAAGACCGGGCGGGTGATGGGGCTGCGGCCCTGGGATATGGTCACCCGCATCATCTTCCCGTCCGCCTTGCCGGAGATCTTCGCGGGCCTGCGGATCGGCTTCTCCCTGACCCTGATCGGCACCTTGCTGGGCGAGATGTTCGCCTCGCAGCGCGGGCTGGGCTTCCTGCTGATGAGCGCCATCGGCCTGCACAACGTCGACCTGATCATGACCCTGACGCTGCTGCTGACCTTGTTCGCCGGGACGGCCAGCGTGATCCTGCTGGCGATCAATCAACGCTTGCGCGCACGCATGAGCGCCTGA